The sequence below is a genomic window from Oscillospiraceae bacterium.
TCAGCCTTGTATTTTTCCGGGGAGAGCTCCTTGTATTTTTCCCGGTAATTCCGGGGGTGAGTGCCCTGATACCGCACACGGCGCTTGTGCTCCTGCTCCATAAACCTTAACTCCTTCGGCGCTGCCGCTTTTAAACAATGATTGTAATTGGAAAAGGCCGCCGACACTTGTCGGCGGCCTTTTCATTTGGTCGGAGTGCCGGGATTCGAACCCGGGGCCTCATGGACCCGAACCATGCGCGATACCAAACTTCGCCACACCCCGATACAGACTGAAAGTTATTATAGTGGCTTTGGGAGCGGTTGTCAAGGAGTTCCGCGCCGGGAAGCTGGAAAAATAAGCACGCAGCGGAACCGGGCCAGTCCGAAAACCTGGCATACACCCCGTCCTCCCCGCGTATAGATGTTCTGAATCAGAATCCGTACAGAAGGGAAGGTCGCCGGAATGGAGACAGCCTATCGGGAATGGGAGAAGAGGCGGCAGGATAGGCCGGCCGGGCGCCGCACGGCCGGCCGGGGCAAGACGGGAGCCAAGCGGGCACTGGGGGCGCGGGAGCGCCGCAGGCTGCTCCAGCTCCTGGTCTGCGTCGTGCTCTTTTTAGTGGTATTTATCGGCAAGGGGGTATTCCCGGACAGGCTCTCCGCCATGCGGGACAAGATGCTGGAGACCATCCGGGCGGATACGGACTTCAAAGCGGCCTTCGCCAGCCTGGGCCGCTCCATCTCGGCGGGGGAGCCCGTGCTGGACACCCTGGGGGATCTGTGGGTGGACGTGTTCGGCGGGGGGACGGTGACGGTCTCCTTCACCGAGCCGCTGGAGCACGCCCCGTCCTACCGGGCGGAGCAGGCCTTTTTCGCCGACCCGGACAAAATGGGCGTGGTGTTCCATCTGGCGGGGGTGGAGCCCCCCGCGGAGCAGACCGCGCCGCCGCCCGCCGAGGTGCAGCCTGCGGCCCCGGCCGAGCCCGAGCCTGTGCCCGCCCAGCCGGAGCCTGCGGAGCCCACGGTGATCCAAATGCCCTACGACGGCGCCGCGCTGCCCGACAACACCACCATGGATAAATACGCCCTGGGCCTGGCCCAGACCGCCACGCCCGCGCTGGGGTGGGTATCCTCCGCCTTCGGCTGGCGGGAACACCCGGTGGACGGTGGAGAGAAGTTCCACAACGGGGTGGATCTGGCGGTAAACGACGGCACCGATGTGAAGGCCTTCGCCGACGGCGTGGTGGACTACATCGGGGAGAGCCCCATCTACGGGCAGTACCTGCAGCTCAGGCACGCGGGGGGCGTGACCACCTTTTACGCCCATTGCAGCAGGCTCTGCGTCCAGCAGGGGCAGACCGTGACGGTGGGGGAGAAGGTGGCCGAGTCGGGGGAGACGGGCAACGCCACCGGGCCCCATCTGCACTTTGAGATCAAGCTCAACGGCGTGCGCCTCAACCCCGTGTACTATATAGAAACCGAGTAATGCTGCGCTGGGGGAGAATCGAGGTGAGCGGCGGCTTCCTGCTGGTGGCCGCGGCGCTGTACTATCTGGACACACAGAACCTGCTGCCCTGGGCGGCGGCGGCCTGCGCCCTGCACGAGCTGGGGCACTATCTGGTCATCCGCCTCTTCGGCGGGCGGGTGGCGGCGCTGCGGCTGAGCTGCACCGGGGCTGAGATGGCCCTCTCCGCCCGGCGGCCCCTCCCGGAGCTGGGGGCCTTCTGCGCCGCCCTGGCCGGGCCGGGGATGAACCTGCTGCTGGCGGCCTGCTCCGTGCGCCTGGCGGCGGTGGGGCTGGGGGAGAATTTTTACGTCTTTGCCGGGCTCAACCTGGGTATGGCCTGCTTCAACCTGCTGCCCGTGGCCCCGCTGGACGGGGGGCGGGCGCTGCGGAGCCTGGCGGCCCTGCTGTGGTCCGGGGCGCTGGGGGAGCGGCTGGTGCGGTTAAGCTCCCTGGCGGTCTCCCTGGCGCTGACGGTGGGGGGCGGCGTGCTGGTGCTGCGGGGGCGGGCCAACTTCACGCTGCTGATCACCGCCTGCTGGCTGCTGGCCGCGTCGGCGCCGAAAGGGGCAAAAAAGCGGGCTTTTTCGTGAAACTTGTGCTTGCAATCCCATTCCTCCTATGGTAAACTATTGCAGTCTCAATAAAGGGCGGTCCTCTGCGGCCGCCGCCCGGCATGTCCGGACGGCACCCAAGGGCGCGCAAGAACGCCTATAAACTAGGAGGAAAAATCAATGGATCTGATGCAGGCATTTACCGAAAAGCACCTGAAAGCCGAGCCCCCCGCGGCCAACGTGGGCGACACCGTCCGCGTGCACATCCGCGTCAAGGAGGGCAGCCGCGAGCGTATCCAGGTGTTCGAGGGCACCGTCATCGCCAAGAAGCACGGCGGGATCGAGGAGAGCATCACCGTGCGCCGCGTTTCCTACGGCGTCGGCGTGGAGAAGGTCTTCCCCATCCATGCTCCCACCATCGAGAAGATCGAGACCGTCCGTAAGGGCAAGGTCCGCCGCGCCAAGCTCTACTACCTGCGCGACCGCGTGGGCAAGAGCGCCAAGGTCAAGGAGCGCATCTAAAGTCTTCGACGAAAAAGAGAGGCGAAAGCCTCTCTTTTTTGCATTTATCGCAAAAAGTGGGGTTAACCTCTTTTTTTCTCACTACCTATTGTGTATAATAGCTTCAATATGCAAAAGTACAGCGCCGAGGGGGCGGATTTGTGAATATCCAATGGTATCCCGGCCATATGACCAAGACGCGCCGGATGATCGCCGAGCAGCTGAAATACGTGGATTTGGTGGCCGAGGTGGTGGACGCGCGCATCCCCGTCTCCAGCCGAAACCCGGACATCGACGAGCTGGTGGGGGAGAAGCCCCGGCTCATTATCCTCAACCGGGCCGACCAGGCCGACCCGGCCATGAACCGCGCCTGGGAGGACTGGTTCCGCGCCCGGGGCTTTGCGGTGATGGAGACAAACGCAAAGGACGGAAAGGGTGTAAACCAGTTTTCCAGTACAGTGAAAACCGTGCTGAAGGACAAGATCGCCGCCTGGCAGGCCAAGGGCCAGGTGGGCAGGCCCATCCGGGCTATGATTGTAGGCGTGCCCAACGTGGGCAAATCCACCTTCATCAACCAGGTGGCCAAGCGGAAATCCGCCAAGGCGGGGGACCGGCCCGGCGTGACCCGGGGCAAGCAGTGGGTGGCCGTGGACGCGGGGCTGGACCTGCTGGACACCCCCGGCATCCTCTGGCCCAAGTTCGAGGACCAGTCCATCGGCCTGAATCTGGCCTTTACCGGGGCGGTGAAGGATGAAATTATGGACGTGGAGACCCTGGCCTGCCACTTCATGGAATTGCTGGCCCAGCGCTACCCCCAGTCCCTGACGGAGCGCTACAAGCTCTCGCCCGCGCCGGGGGAGCCGGGCTGGCAGCTGCTGGAGCAGGCGGCGCGCAAGCGCGGGTTCCTCGTCTCCGGCGGCGAGGTGGACACCGAGCGCATGGCCAAAATCCTGCTGGACGAGTATAGAGGCGGCAAGCTGGGCCGCTTTACACTGGAGCGCCCCCAGGATCTGGAGGCTGCGGAGGCCCGGGAGGATGGCTGATCTGTGGGCCCTGGAGCGGGCGTGCCGCGCCGGTGGGATCGGCCTGGTCTGCGGCGCGGACGAGGCGGGGGCCGGGCCCCTGGCCGGCGCGGTCTACGCCGGGGCGGTCATCCTGCCGGACGGCCTGGCCCTGGAGGGGCTCAACGACTCCAAGCAGGTGAGCCCCAAAAACCGGGACCGCCTCTTCGACGAGATCCGCGAAAAGGCGGTGGCCTGGGCGGTGGCCTGGGTGGACGAGGGGGAGATCGACCGCATCAACATCCTCAACGCCCGGATGCTGGCCATGGACAAGGCCATCCATCTGCTGGAACCGGCCCCGGAGTTCGCCCTCATTGACGGCAACCGGAATAAGGGCATTACCATCCCCAACGCCACGGTGGTCAAGGGGGACAGCCGCAGCGCCAGTATCGCGGCGGCCTCCATCCTGGCCAAGGTGAGCCGGGACCGCTACATGGAGGAGCTGGACCGGCGCTACCCGGAGTACGGCTTTGCCCGGCACAAGGGCTACCCCACCAAGGCCCACTACGAGGCGCTGCGGAAGTACGGCCCCTGCCCCGTCCACCGCAAGACCTTTTTGAAAAACGTATGAGCGGGGGAGAGGCGAAGCTCCTGGGCCGCTGGGGGGAGGCCCTGGCGGCGGAGTACCTGCGGCGGCGCGGCTACCGGGTGGTGGCCGCGGGATACCGCTCCCGGTTCGGCGAAATCGACCTGATTGCAGAGGCCGGCAAGTACATGGCCTTTATAGAGGTAAAGCTGCGCAAGGACGACTGCTTCGCCCCGGCCCGGGCCTTCGTGGACGCCCGGAAGCAGAACCGGATCCGCACCACGGCGGAGCTCTACCTCGCGGCGCGCCCCACGGCCCTCCAGCCCCGCTTTGACGTGGCGGAGATCTACGCGCCTCAGGGGATGCGGACGGAGCATCCACAGATCAATTACCTTGAAAATGTATTTTGAGAAGGGGGAACCTCCCTTGAAAAATTCCATCCACGTCTTTGACGGCCACTGCGACACGGTGCTGCGCTGCTACGAGCAGGGCGGCGGTATGCGGGAGAGCGGGGGCCATCTGGATTTGACCCGGGCCGGGTCGTTCGGCGGCTGGGCGCAGTTCTTCGCCATCTTCGGGGACGAGGGCACCGCGCCGGGCAAGTCCCTCTGGCAGATTTTCAGTGAGGAGTACGCCCTTTTCCGCCGGGAGCTGGAGCAAAACGGCGATCTGGCCGCGTTGTGCACCACGGGCGCGGAGGCCGAGGCCGCCTGGAAGGCCGGAAAGACGGCGGCCTTCCTCTCCGTGGAGGGGGCCGGGCTGCTGGAGTGCAGCCTGGAGCGGCTGGACGAGGCCTACGCCATGGGGGTGCGGGCGGTGAACCTGACCTGGAACCATCCCAACGCCCTCTCGGGCACCAACGCGGCTGACCGGGAGCGCGGCCTGTCCGGGCTGGGCCGGGCGTACGTGCGCAAGATGCAGCGGCTGGGGATGCTGGTGGACGTGTCCCACCTGTCCGACCCCGGCTTCTGGGACGTGGCGGAGACGGCGGAGAAGCCCTTCTTTGCCAGCCACTCCAACGCCCGGGCCCTGTGCCCCCATCCCAGGAACTTGACCGACGAGATGTTTACTGCCATAATAGACCATGGCGGCGTGGCCGGCCTGAACATGTACGCGGCCTTTTTGGGGGAGCACCCGGACGTTGACACGGTGGTGGCCCACCTGGAGCACTTTTTGGATCTGGGCGGGGAGCGCAGCGTGGCCCTGGGCGGCGACTGGGACGGCTGCTCCGCCCTGCCGGAGGGGATCGCCGGGATACAGGATCTGGAGCGGCTGTACGAGCGGCTTTTGCAGCGAAACTACGGCGCGGCGCTGATAGACGCCGTGTTTTATCAGAATTTAATGAGGGTTGTGAACGAAGTATGTACTATGTAAGCACGCGCAACAAGGACGACCGGCACAGCGCCGCCGACGCCATCGCCCAGGGGCTGGCCCCCGACGGCGGCCTGCTCACGCCCGAGGTGCTGCCCAAGCTGTCCCAGAACGGCCTGGAGACCATGCGGGACATGTCCTACCAGCAGCGGGCGGTCTATGTGATGGGGGCGTTCCTGGACGACTACAGCTCCTCCGAGGTCTCCGCCTACGCCGTCAAGGCCTACGGCCCGGAGAAGTTCGACGTGAAGGAGGTGGCCCCCGTCCGCACCCTGGACGGGAACACCTACTGCCTGGAGCTCTGGCACGGGCCCACCTGCGCCTTCAAGGACATGGCGCTGCAGATGCTGCCCCACCTGCTCTCCGCCGCGCTGGTGAAGAACGCCGAGGAGAAGACCGCCTGCATCCTGGCGGCCACCTCCG
It includes:
- the rplS gene encoding 50S ribosomal protein L19; this translates as MDLMQAFTEKHLKAEPPAANVGDTVRVHIRVKEGSRERIQVFEGTVIAKKHGGIEESITVRRVSYGVGVEKVFPIHAPTIEKIETVRKGKVRRAKLYYLRDRVGKSAKVKERI
- a CDS encoding ribosome biogenesis GTPase A: MNIQWYPGHMTKTRRMIAEQLKYVDLVAEVVDARIPVSSRNPDIDELVGEKPRLIILNRADQADPAMNRAWEDWFRARGFAVMETNAKDGKGVNQFSSTVKTVLKDKIAAWQAKGQVGRPIRAMIVGVPNVGKSTFINQVAKRKSAKAGDRPGVTRGKQWVAVDAGLDLLDTPGILWPKFEDQSIGLNLAFTGAVKDEIMDVETLACHFMELLAQRYPQSLTERYKLSPAPGEPGWQLLEQAARKRGFLVSGGEVDTERMAKILLDEYRGGKLGRFTLERPQDLEAAEAREDG
- the rnhB gene encoding ribonuclease HII, with protein sequence MADLWALERACRAGGIGLVCGADEAGAGPLAGAVYAGAVILPDGLALEGLNDSKQVSPKNRDRLFDEIREKAVAWAVAWVDEGEIDRINILNARMLAMDKAIHLLEPAPEFALIDGNRNKGITIPNATVVKGDSRSASIAAASILAKVSRDRYMEELDRRYPEYGFARHKGYPTKAHYEALRKYGPCPVHRKTFLKNV
- a CDS encoding UPF0102 protein; amino-acid sequence: MSGGEAKLLGRWGEALAAEYLRRRGYRVVAAGYRSRFGEIDLIAEAGKYMAFIEVKLRKDDCFAPARAFVDARKQNRIRTTAELYLAARPTALQPRFDVAEIYAPQGMRTEHPQINYLENVF
- a CDS encoding peptidase, encoding MKNSIHVFDGHCDTVLRCYEQGGGMRESGGHLDLTRAGSFGGWAQFFAIFGDEGTAPGKSLWQIFSEEYALFRRELEQNGDLAALCTTGAEAEAAWKAGKTAAFLSVEGAGLLECSLERLDEAYAMGVRAVNLTWNHPNALSGTNAADRERGLSGLGRAYVRKMQRLGMLVDVSHLSDPGFWDVAETAEKPFFASHSNARALCPHPRNLTDEMFTAIIDHGGVAGLNMYAAFLGEHPDVDTVVAHLEHFLDLGGERSVALGGDWDGCSALPEGIAGIQDLERLYERLLQRNYGAALIDAVFYQNLMRVVNEVCTM